The genomic region TTTCGGCCCCAAGAGAGCCGCTCCCGGTGTCGCACCGGGTCATCGCGGACAATTCGCGCGGCTTATAAGGGAGCGCCTTGTTTTCGTCAACGCCGCACAAGCGCGCGATTTTGGTGAATATCGCTGTTTGCGCGAGGTTTTTAACCCTTGAGGTGGCGACTCGCGCTATCAGCGCTTACATCCCACCTCGGCAGATTAGCGATCCGTAATTTGACCGGACATCGGTCGGGTCGCATGCTCCATCAGCCAAGGTCAACAGGGGCGAGTTTCGTGCCAGCCACAGATCGCCAGCCGATCCAGGATCTGGATCAGCCGGACCAGCCGGCGATGCGGCCCCGCGGCTCGCGCGGGCTCGGGCTGTCCGGCAAGCTGCTGCTGCTCACCGTGCCCCTGGTGATGATCGCCGCCAGCCTGCTTTACGTGCCCGCCATCGCCAATTTCTGGGTCAACCGGCTCAACGATCGCGTTGCGGCCGCCAACACCGCGGCGCTGGTGCTGGATGCGGCGCCGCTCGGCATGGTGCCCGATTCGCTGTCGCGCCAGATCCTGAAAAGCATCAATGCCCGTGCCGTCGCCATCAAGATGGGCCAGCAGCGCCGGCTGCTCGCCAGCGACAACATTCCCGCCGCCATCGAGCATGACATCGACCTGCGCGACGTGACCGCCTGGGAGGCGATCACCGGCTCGTTCCGGATGATGCTGGAAACCGGCAACCAGGCCATCCGCATCGTCGGCCCCGGGGTCGGCAATGCCCAGTTCATCGAGATCGTCACCGACGAGCTGCCGCTGCGGCAGCAGATGTACCGCTTCTCCCGCAACGTCGTCGTGGTCGCGCTGATCATTGCGGTGCTGACTGCCGGCCTCGTCTATCTCGCGCTCCATTATCTCTTTGTGCGGCCGATGCGGCGGCTGACCGCGAGCCTGGTCGGCTTCCACGAGAATCCCGAAAGCTCGGCGGGCATCATCGTGCCGAGCCAGCGCAGCGACGAGATCGGGGTGGCCGAGCGCGAATTGTCGGACATGCAGCGCGACCTGATGTCGATGCTGCATCAGAAGAGCCGGCTCGCCGCCCTCGGCCTTGCCGTCTCCAAGATCAACCACGATCTGCGCAATCTGCTCGCCTCGGCCCAGCTGCTGTCGGACCAGCTCGCCAGCGTGCCGGATCCACGCGTGCAGCGCTTTGCGCCCAAGCTCGTGCGCTCGCTGGAGCGCGCCATCGCCTTCTGCCAGTCGACATTGTCCTACGGCCGCGCCCAGGAGGCTGCGCCCGACCGCCGCATGATCCTGATCGAGCCTGTGGTGATGGAGGTGCGGGAGACCGCGGGGCTCGCTAGCGACGCCTCGATCGCCTGGGTCGCTGCGATCGAGCGCGGGCTCGCGGTCGATGCCGACCCCGACCAGCTGTTCCGCGTCTTGCTCAACCTCGTTCGCAACGCCGCCCAGGCGCTCGAAAGCCATGCGGCGGGTGAGGGGCGTGTGCAGCAGATTCGGATCACCGGAAAGCGCGAAGGCGCCGTCGCGATTCTCGAGGTCTCCGACACCGGCCCCGGTGTCCCCCCGAAGACCCGGGAGCGCCTGTTCGAGGCCTTCCAGACCTCGGGCCGCCCCGGCGGCAGCGGCCTTGGCCTCGCCATCGCCGCCGAGCTGGTCCGCGCCCATGGCGGCGAGATCCACCTGGTCGAAGGCACCATCGGCGCCACTTTCCGCATCGTCATCCCCGACCGTCCCGTGGAACTGCTCTCGATCCGCAACGAGCGGCAGAGGGCGTAGTCGGCCAGCGGCCGAGCCAGATGTCATTCCGGGGCTCGCGTAGCGAGAACCCGGAATCTCGAGGTTTTGCGCGAGATTCCGGGTTCGATGCTGGCGCATCGTCCCGGAATGACATTCAAACCGTCATCGCCCTGCAAAAATCTCCCCCTCCCGGACCTTGCCAACCGGGACAAGAGCGGTTAGTCAGAGCGCTCTTTCGCACCCCCTCCGGCTCCGCCGGGGGCTGCTTGCGGGCCCTGCCCGCGCTGTTTGCGAAACACGCGCCCGTAGCTCAGCTGGATAGAGCATCAGACTACGAATCTGAGGGTCGGACGTTCGAATCGTTCCGGGCGCGCCATTCTTCGCCGAAAGGTCAGGACAGGACAGCATCTGGTCGCCAGACCGGCCCGAGACCGGATGGCCATGCCGTGTGAGGAGCTGGATGAGGATATCGCAGGCGTTCAAGTTCGAAGCGGCGCATCGGCTGCCAAACGTGCCCGAGACTCATCGGTGCAGCCGGCTGCATGGTCATTCCTATCGGGTCGAGGTCCAGCTGGACGGGCCGGTCGACCCGCACACCGGCTTCGTCGCCGACTTCTTCGACATCGAAAAAAGCTTCGCCGACATCATGGCCGCGCTGGACCACCAATGCCTGAACGAGGTCGACGGCCTCGCCAACCCGACCGCCGAGAACATCGCGGTCTGGATCTGGGACCGGTTGAAGCCGAGCCTGCCGCAGCTGTGGGCGGTCCGCGTCTATGAAACGGCGGATTGCTGGGCCGAATATCAGGGGCGGTGACGACGGCCCTGAGCGACACGTGGCCTTTATGTCGCCGTCCTGATCGGACGAGATCCGCGTCCCCCAGCTCTCGTCCGCTGATTGCTATCAATCCAATTCTGCAGGCCCGATAGGGGTATGAGAGACTTCCGGAGTCCGACTTCATATGTTCGACGGCGACTTTTCCTTCAGAGCGGCTCACTGTGACGACGCTGCGACGGTCTTCAACATCACTCAGGCATCGATTCGCGGCCTTGCAGGGGGCTCCTATTCGCGGGCGCAACTGGAGAACTGGATGGGTGAGCGCACGCCGGCGTTTTATGAGGAACTCATCGCCAAGGGACGAATGACCATATGCCTGCGAAACGGCGTTGCGGTCGGATTTGTCGATGCCGAACCCGGCGAGGTAACCAGGCTGTTTGTTTTGCCCGAAACCGCCGGGTCTGGAATCGGCCGGCGTCTGCTCGAAATCGGGATCGCCCAGGCGCGGTTAGGCCACGACGGGCCGATAAAACTCGAAGCGACGATCAATGCGGAAGGCTTTTACCGAAAGTGCGGCTTCCGAAGTATAGGGAGAGGCCGTTTCTCTCACGGTCTTGGTGCCGAACCAATCGAGATCGTGCACATGGAGCTATAGATTCGATCTCCAACCCGCTTCGGAGCCGGGGCGCCATGGTGAAATTCAAGTTCTCCTGCCTCGCTCTATTCCTTGCCATCGCTGCCGCGCCGGTGCTTCCCGTGCGGGCGGCCGAAACCTGCCCGTTCATCAGCGCAAAGGAGCTCGCCCGCGCGATGCCGGCCCTGAAATGGTCGCTGATCTCAAATCAGGACGGCCGCGGCTGCATCTACCAGGCCGGGCGCGGCGACACGATGATGCTGAGCGTGTTTCGCAATCCCGACAAGGACCGCGCCAGGGAATTGTACGCGACCTTCGTCAAGACGCTCGGTGAGCGCATGCCGCTGAGCGCAGTGGCCGGGATCGGCGACGAAGGCCAGGGCGGGACGAGCGCCGCCGGCGCGGAGCGCCAGGAGGCCTCGGTCGTCGCTCTGTCCGGCGACTACATTCTGCAGATCAGCGTCTATCCGATCGGCCGGCGTGCCGACGATGCGCTGCTCGGACCGATCACCGAAGCCGCACGCATCGCCATCGCAAGCGTGAGCAAGAGCAGCGAGCGGTTCGGCAATTGCGAGTGGCTCACGGCCGCCGACGCCGACGGCTTTCTCGACAACAGCACGCTGACCGTGCAGCGGACCGGCGCGGGCAGCTGCATGATGTTCGATCGCGAGGCCAACACCATGACCGTCGCGGTGATCGCGATATCACGCGATACCGTCGTCGGCATGATGAAGCGCGCGGGCCCCTGCACGCACGTGGCGATCCCCGAGCTCGGCCGCGAAGCGTTCGGCGAGTATTCCTGCACCAAGGGCAACGGCAACGCCGTCACCATCTATGTCTGGAAGAACGGCCGGCAGGCGTCGATCCTGTTCGCGCCGGTCAAGCCGCATCCGGAGTCCGGCTCGGTCGAACGCCTGAAGGCGGTCGCCGCGCGGGTTTATGGAAAACTGTAAGGGGGCTGCGTGGCCGCCCTGCGGCTCCGGCCTTCACCGCAGGCCCTGCTCGTCGATCAGGATGCGGTGGATCTCGATGCGCTCCGGCAGCTTGGTCAGGAACTCTGCGTCGCGGGCGAGATGATGGACCTTGGTGGGCTCGCCCTTTGTGAAGGCGGTCATGGCCGCGATGTCCGCCCAGTAGGAGATGGTCGTGAACCACGTCTCCTCGTCGCGGTCCTCGCGCAATTGCTGCACACCGAGCGCGGTCTTGAGCAGCGGCGGGATGCCCTCCGCTTGCAGATAGGCCTGGTAGACGTCGGCGATGTCGCGGCGGGTACGGCCGCGCCAGATGCGGGCGATGGTCGGCTTGGTCGGCATGGCAGGTCTCCTTGCGAGCGGAACGCTGTCCCTCGCATTCTCGTTCCATGCGACGTCTCGGCGCCGCGGGTGACGGGACTTGTGCCGACAGAAGCTGGCGCCCTTCGCCGCCATGGATCTGATGCGCAGCGGCGCCTCGGGCCGGGTCCTCCTGAACATCAGCTGAGCCTCGTCATGCGCACCTACGCCGTAACCGGCGGTTAACCATGGATATTTACGGTGTAGCAAGCCTCTGAGCTATGACTGTCAGTTGATTTCGAGTCCAACCCATGGCGTTCGGTAGCCGCGCATCTCCGCGAAGCATCGCCCCGACGGAGCAAGCGGCTTCGTGGGAAGCGCCGCGGGCTGCGAAGGCGGAGCCTGACGGTGCTGCGCCGGGCCTGACCAAGGGATCGCTGACCGTCTCCGGCACGCTGACCTTCCTGCGCGAGCACGGCCGGCGCATTCTGACGCTGGCCCTGGCGCTGTTCGCCCTCGGCGTCGTCGCTCTGACGGTGCTTCCGGTCCGCTATGCCGCGACGGCGCTCGTCGTGCTCGATCCGCGCGAGCTGCGCGTGACCTCGGAGCAGGACGTGCTGCCCGGCATCGGCCAGGACGCCGCGGCGCTGCAGAGCCAGATCGAGATCGCCAAATCCGACGGCTTTCTCCGCCCCCTGATCGAGCAGCTCAAGATCGCGGACGACGAGGACGTCGCGGGCGGCTATACCGACATGACGCGCCTGCTCGAGAAATTCCGCAACCGCCTCGAGATCAACCGGCGCGGGCTCACCTACGTCATCGCGATTTCCTTCACCTCGAACCGGCCGGACCGCGCCGCCTACTACGCCAATGCCATCGCCGAGGCCTTCGTCGCCAGCCAGGGCCGCGTCCGCACCGAGGCGACGGACGAGGCGGCCGACTGGCTCAAGGACCGGCTGAAGACGCTGAGCGAGCGCCTGCGCGCGTCGGAGGACGCCGTCGCCGCCTTCCGGCTCGAGCACAACATCGTCAATGCCGGCAAGGAATCCACCACGCAGCAATTGCGGGTGACCGATTTGACGCAGCAGGTCTCCGCCGCCCGCGCGCGCACCGAGGAGGCCAAGGCGCGCTACGAACAGGCGCAGCGCGACGTCAAGGCCAATGTCGAAGGGCCGGTGAAGCAGGACCTCCTCAGCATGCTGCGCGCGCAGCGCTCGGCCCTGAACGACCAGATCGCGCAGAAGAAGGCGGTCTATGGCGACCGCCATCCGGACCTTGCGATCTCCTACAGCCAGCTGGCGGACATCAACCGGCAGATCGAGATCGAGCGGAAGAAGAACATCGACACGGCCAAGTCCGAATATGAGGCCCAGCTGGAGCAGCAGAACGCGCTGGAAAAGCAGCTCAAGGCGGTCGAGACCAAGATGCTGGTCGACGGCCAGGCGCTGGTGA from Bradyrhizobium sp. CB1015 harbors:
- a CDS encoding HAMP domain-containing sensor histidine kinase → MPATDRQPIQDLDQPDQPAMRPRGSRGLGLSGKLLLLTVPLVMIAASLLYVPAIANFWVNRLNDRVAAANTAALVLDAAPLGMVPDSLSRQILKSINARAVAIKMGQQRRLLASDNIPAAIEHDIDLRDVTAWEAITGSFRMMLETGNQAIRIVGPGVGNAQFIEIVTDELPLRQQMYRFSRNVVVVALIIAVLTAGLVYLALHYLFVRPMRRLTASLVGFHENPESSAGIIVPSQRSDEIGVAERELSDMQRDLMSMLHQKSRLAALGLAVSKINHDLRNLLASAQLLSDQLASVPDPRVQRFAPKLVRSLERAIAFCQSTLSYGRAQEAAPDRRMILIEPVVMEVRETAGLASDASIAWVAAIERGLAVDADPDQLFRVLLNLVRNAAQALESHAAGEGRVQQIRITGKREGAVAILEVSDTGPGVPPKTRERLFEAFQTSGRPGGSGLGLAIAAELVRAHGGEIHLVEGTIGATFRIVIPDRPVELLSIRNERQRA
- the queD gene encoding 6-carboxytetrahydropterin synthase QueD; protein product: MRISQAFKFEAAHRLPNVPETHRCSRLHGHSYRVEVQLDGPVDPHTGFVADFFDIEKSFADIMAALDHQCLNEVDGLANPTAENIAVWIWDRLKPSLPQLWAVRVYETADCWAEYQGR
- a CDS encoding GNAT family N-acetyltransferase; translation: MFDGDFSFRAAHCDDAATVFNITQASIRGLAGGSYSRAQLENWMGERTPAFYEELIAKGRMTICLRNGVAVGFVDAEPGEVTRLFVLPETAGSGIGRRLLEIGIAQARLGHDGPIKLEATINAEGFYRKCGFRSIGRGRFSHGLGAEPIEIVHMEL
- a CDS encoding exopolysaccharide transport family protein — encoded protein: MAFGSRASPRSIAPTEQAASWEAPRAAKAEPDGAAPGLTKGSLTVSGTLTFLREHGRRILTLALALFALGVVALTVLPVRYAATALVVLDPRELRVTSEQDVLPGIGQDAAALQSQIEIAKSDGFLRPLIEQLKIADDEDVAGGYTDMTRLLEKFRNRLEINRRGLTYVIAISFTSNRPDRAAYYANAIAEAFVASQGRVRTEATDEAADWLKDRLKTLSERLRASEDAVAAFRLEHNIVNAGKESTTQQLRVTDLTQQVSAARARTEEAKARYEQAQRDVKANVEGPVKQDLLSMLRAQRSALNDQIAQKKAVYGDRHPDLAISYSQLADINRQIEIERKKNIDTAKSEYEAQLEQQNALEKQLKAVETKMLVDGQALVKLQELQRDADANRNIYEQFLSRFKTTNEQRQLQASQTKIASVAIPPLRSTRPPLALLLAALAIGSLLTSTAAVAVTTSLSADKPESVQAPASHEPEEEPVQQVSPPAAAARRAEAMPRLPVWARIPELAPGAGINTVWQRPVSASAELDLGPHLRPLLERIDRVPVRGCKVALVLSVGKSAGGNTVARSLNRAAVNLGMMSVLIRLQPEFAGAQPPVTEWHDGSTTAGLQSIDELLSAGRKPDARPEDDIRSEFDLIVVHASNLALQPDAIALAAHADLIVLVARAGELGSSAMRRVTAALSRYAAVPTGLVVNHVPAGSVVPQPDGGALGLAV